The segment AGATACGACTGCACCAGTTATTACATTGATTGGCGCATCTACTGTAAATTTATTAGTTGGCGACACCTATAATGAGCAAGGAGCCACAGCAACAGACAATATAGATGGAAATTTAACATCAAGTATTGTTATAGCAGGAACAGTTAACACTGCTATAGCTGCTGTTTATAATGTGACCTATAATGTATCTGATAACGCAGGGAATGCGGCTACGGAAGTGGTAAGAACAATTAACGTTACAGATCCTACAACAGGATGTTCTGGTGGAATTTCAAATTTCCCATACTCTGAAGGATTTGAAAACACTTTAGGTGGATGGACACAATCTACAGCTGATGACATCAATTGGACCGTAGATGCAAATGGCACACCTTCTAGCGGAACAGGACCAGCAAGCGCATCACAAGGCTCTTTTTATATCTATGTTGAAGCCTCTGGGAATGGAACAGGTTTTCCAAATAAACAAGCGATTTTAAATTCACCTTGTTTTAATTTGTCAGCTCTATCTGAAGCTACTTTTAGTTTTAAATACCACCAATTTGGAGCTGCCGATATGGGATCAATAGATTTAGAAGTGAGTGACGATGACGGTTCAAGCTGGACATCAATTTGGGATAGTTCAGGAAACTTAGGTAACTCATGGCAAACAGCAAATATTAATCTTAACGCTTATGTTGGTGGAAGTATTCAGTTGCGTTTTAACAGAATTACTGGAAGCACATGGCAAGCAGATATTGCTGTTGATGATGTTAGTTTAACTGAAGGCGAAGTAGTCGTTGCTGGTTGTTCAGGTGGAATTACTGCCTATCCATACTCTGAAGGATTTGAAAACACCTTAGGTGGTTGGACACAATCTGGAGCTGATGATATCAACTGGACGGTTGATGCTAATGGAACACCATCAAGTGGAACAGGACCATCAAGTGCTATTCAAGGTAGTTTCTATATTTATGTGGAAGCATCTGGAAATAATGTAGGATATCCAAATAAACGAGCAATTATCAATTCACCTTGTTTTGATTTAAGTTCACAATCATCGGCCACGTTCAGTTTTAATTACCATCAATTTGGAGCTGCTAACATGGGAACAATAAGTTTAGAAGCAAGTAACGATAATGGTGCGAGTTGGACTTCAATATGGAATAGTTCAGGAAACTTAGGAAACTCATGGCAATCTGCTAGTGTGAATCTTTCGGCTTATGTTGGTGGAAGTGTTCAATTGCGATTTAATAGAGTAACTGGCAACACATGGCAAGCAGATATCGCTATTGATAATATTAATCTTTCTACAGCTTCAGCAGCTAAAGGAGAAGAGGATATAAGTTCAGCAGTAGATATTGTGAAGGAGATTACACTATATCCAAACCCAGTCAGAGGGAACCGTATCACTGTATTTACAAATTATACAGATGTGAGTTATGAAATCTACAATACGATTGGTCAAATAGTGGCTAAAGGAACCCTTAAGGACAATGCAATTGATATAAGTCAATTAGATAGTGCAATCTATCAAATAATATTTGCAACTGAGGGAGAGACCTTAATGAAACGATTTATTAAACAATAAAAAAGTCTTAATAACTAACTAATATTTTGAAAGTCCAGACGTTACGTCTGGACTTTTTTATACATGAATAATCTCATTGTCTTGCAAGAGTTGATCCCCTCGTAATCTTAAAAAGATTTGAGCCACGGCAATAGTGTCTTTCTCACAATAGGTAATAATGCGATCTATAGACTTGTCTTTATAAAAGACTCTATAAACCTCGCTGCCATCGATATCGTCTTTTGGTGATGGAATACCTAATACATTAGTTAGGAGTTTTAATGAGGTATACGTTTTATAGTCGCCAAATTTCCATAGCTCTAAAGTATCAAGATGCGGTACTTCCCAGGGTTTTTTTCCAAAAAGATTGAGTTTGTATGGTAATTGAATATTATGAATGATCATGCGTCGAGCGATGTAAGGAAAGTCAAATTCTTTTCCATTATGCGCACAAAGTAAATGTTTATTACCGCTAAAATGGGTAATAACTAGATTTTTAAAATCTTTTAAAAGGGTCACTTCATCACCAAAAAAGGAGGTCACTCTAAAAGTTCTTATGTCGCCTTCCGTCTTAAAATACCCAACTGAAATGCAAATAATTTTACCAAATTCTGCCCAAATACCTGCACGTTCATAAAATTCTTCTGCAGTGAATTCGTCACGTCTTTGATACTGCGATTTATGTTCCCAAAGTTCTTGTTTGGTGTTATCTAATTCAGAATAATGCTCTGTCTCTGGAACCGTTTCAATATCTAAAAATAGAATATTTTCTATATTTAATTTTGTAATCATGACTGTTTCTAATTATTTAATATTCAAAATTAATTTAAAGGAATGTACTACTGCGAATTTTGCCCTAACATTTTATAGGCTTCTTCAATATACAAAGAAATATCATCAGTAAAGGTCTTAGTGCCAATATCTGGTGACTTTTGATGACCTAAACGTACAATTATGACATTGTCATTGGGCTCAACGAATACATACTGTCCAAGATGTCCTCGCATCATGAAGAAATTTTTACCCATATGCTCTTTGAGCCAAAACCCATAGCCATATTCGGGGCTTTCAGGGAAACGAGGTTTGACAGATCTCGCTACAAATGCAGAATCTAAAAGCTGCTGACCATTCCATTTTCCATGGTCTTTATAAAGTTTACCAAAGCGTGCAAAATCTTTTGCATTACTTGCAATACAACAATAGGCTTTTACTAAATCATGATCTTCACTATCTACTTGCCAAAGGGTAGAATTTTCGCTCCCTAAAGGTTTCCAAAAACTTTCTTCAAAATAATCATAGAGTTTTTTACCTGTTGCCTTTTCAATGACCATAGCTAACATTTGAGTATCTCCACTTGCATATTTAAAAGCTTGACCAGGTTCAGTAACCACTTTTAAACCGTTCATGACTTTCGCAAGATCATCATCAAAATATGCACGTGTTGTTATGGATAAAGGAGAATAATAGGCTTCATCCCAATTGGTTCCAGATGCCATTGATGATAAATCTCCAACGGTCATTTGAGCCGCTTTTCCTTCACAGAATGCAGGAAGAAAATCGCAAACTGGTTGGTCTAAACTTTTTATATAGCCTTCCATAATCGCTTTTCCCATTAATCCTGAAACATAACTCTTAGCCATCGAAAATGAATTGGACTTAGAATCTTCGTTAAAGCCGTCGTAGTATTGTTCAAACCAAATACTATCATTTTTTATAATAAGATAAGCAATAGTACCCCAATCTTGATTCGCTTTTTCAAGCTTAGGTGTTGTGGTCACTGAATTATAATTTCTGTGATTTGACCATGGTTGAAACACATTAGAAGCTTCAATAGATTGGTTATCAAACTCTTTGTAATCTTCTAAATAAGCTGTGGAATGACCTTTAAGATAAATAGTTCTTACGGCTTTGATGAGGTAATCAGTGTCGGTAAGGTATAGTACAATAATGAGTAATCCGAAAAATACGATTAAAAATTTAAGAAGTTTTTTTATGAATTTCATTATGTAAAAAATTAGTGTTTGTTCTATTTTATCTTGACTTTATAGCAATATATAATTGCCCTTTAAAGTATTTTATTAAAAGTAGCAATTATATTTTATTTGTCATCTACTAAGTTAATGGTTTCTGTTTTCTAATTGAACTTCATGACCAAACCAACTTATAAAACTCATCACTAGAGTTTTTACGTTTTTAAAAGAGAGTTTTAGAACTATACTTTTTTATATATTAAAAAAGAGATTGTTGTCGGTAAGGGCTTTCATGCTCAAGTAACCATTGTTTTCGAAGTAGTCCGCCGGCATAGCCTGTTAAACTGCCGTCACTGCCAATAACTCGATGACAGGGTATGATAATCCATAAAGGATTTTTCCCATTTGCGTTAGCGACAGCTCTTATTGCTTTTATAGCTCCTAATTGTTTTGATAATTCTAAATAGGAGATAGTTTTTCCATATGGAATTAACTGCAACTGCTTCCAAACAGATTGCTGAAAATTGGTGCCTACAGGATTTAATATGAGATCGAAATGTGTACGAGTTCCTTCGAAATATTCTTCAAGTTGAATCACACAGTCTTCTAGAAGTGTCGGAATAATATCAGTGATTTTTTCTTCGGAATTTAACACTGTCACTTGTGCAATACCATTTGCATCACCTACAATTTTGGTATATCCTAAAGGTGAATTGATGATGCACGTTTCCATTAGTCATTGGTATCTTTGGAAGGATTATCGTCAAATATTCCTAATTTTTTAGCTCTGGTTTCCCAACTTTTCCTAGCCATAGACTGAAGATCTGAAACGTTATCACTTTCATCCATAATTTCCATACCTAATAGGGTCTCAATCACATCCTCCATGGTGACTAATCCACTTACAGAGCCATACTCATCAACCACTAAGGCCATATGATTGCGGCTCTCTACTAATTTTTCAAACAGTTTAGGTATTGGTATGTTGCGATCCACTACAATAATGTGTCGTTTTAATTCTGAAAGTTTCCTAGAGCCATTGTCTAATGCCATTTCTTTAAAAACTTCATCTTTTAAAACTAGGCCTTTTATATTATCTGGATTATCAGAATAAATAGGGATACGAGAAAAACGTAAATTTAAGTTTCTTTGAAAAAAGTTGTCTACAGTTGTGTTTTCATCTTCGGCTTTCATAACGGTTCGAGGCGTCATTATATCCTTGGCAAAGACCTCTTTAAAAGTTAAAAGATTTTTAATGATTTTACTTTCATTCTCTTGAAACACACCTTCTTCATGTGCCATATCTGCCATAACCAAGAATCCTTCACGACTTAAAACACTTCCGTGACCTTTGCCGCCAATTAATTTTGTGGTGAGTTGCAGTAACCACAATATTCCAGTCCATTTCAAAGGAAAAATCAAAACATTAAGAGCTTTGGTTGTAAAGTTAGCAAGTTGTTTCCAATAGGTAGCACCAATCGTTTTTGGAATGATTTCCGAAGCAACTAATATAAGAATGGTCATTATCGTCGATACGATACCAACCATAAGATCTTCAGTGAATTTTATGCCAAAAACACTTCTAGTAGTAGAGCCGTAATGTTCAACATAGGCAACTTTGGCTTGCACACCAACTAAAATGGCACCAACCGTATGCGCAATGGTATTGAGGGTTAGAATAGCAATTAAAGGGCGGTCAACATCCTTTTTAAGTAGTTCTAAATCTGTTGCATATGCCTTACCTTCACTCTTTTTAACATTAAGAAATGTTGGCGTGATACTTAAAAGTACAGCTTCTAATATTGAGCATATAAAGGAAAAGAATATTGATATGATTGCGTAAAAAACAAGTAAAGCCATTAATGCGAATTTAGTTAGTGCTAATTTACGATAATAATTTCACGACATCTTTTGCAAAGTAACTTGCAATCACGTCAGCTCCAGCACGTTTTATAGCAGTGATTTGTTCAATCATCACGGCATCGTGATCTAGCCAGCCTTTTTCAGCGGCTGCTTTAAGCATCGCATATTCCCCAGAAACTTGATATACAGCCACTGGGACATCAACTTCATTTTTAATTTCGCGTACAATATCAAGATAACACAATCCTGGTTTTATCATCACAATATCAGCACCTTCATCAATATCCATTTCAGTTTCTTTAAGGGCTTCAAAACGGTTAGCAAAATCCATTTGATATGTCTTTTTGTTCTTTGGAATATCTTGCATATCCGCAGGTGCCGAATCTAAAGCATCACGAAATGGGCCATAAAACGCAGACGCATATTTTGCAGAGTAGCTCATGATACCTGTATCCGTATACCCACCATCTTCTAAAGCTTCTCTAATGGCTAAAATACGACCATCCATCATATCACTTGGTGCCACAAAATTAGCTCCAGCTTGGGCATGAGATAAGCTCATGTCGGCTAAAATATCGACCGTATCATCATTTATTATTTTTCCATTTTGAATAATTCCATCGTGACCATAAATAGAGTAAGGGTCGAGAGCCACATCAGTCATGACCAACATACTTGGACACACATTTTTTACCGTTTTTATTGCCCGTTGCATCAAGCCATTAGGGTTTAAGGCTTCGGTTCCTTTATTATCTTTTAGGTTGTCGGGAACCTTTACGAATAACAACACTGATTTTAATCCCAATTTCCAAAGCTCTTTGACCTCGTTTTCTAATAAATCTAGGCTGAATCGATAATAATTAGGCATAGACGTAATTTCTTCTTTAACTCCTTTTCCTTCCACCACAAAAAGAGGGACTAGAAAGTCGTTAGGAGAAATTATGGTTTCACGAACTAAGCTTCTAATGGCTTCGTTAGTTCTTAATCTTCGGTTTCTTCTTAATGGATACATTTCTAAATTAATTTTTTAAACCCAATCAATCGGGTTTTTTAATACGTTAATTAGTTGCTCTTCGTTACTTCCAGCTTCAGGATGATGATTATAAACCCATTGCACATGAGGTGGAAGGCTCATTAAAATACTTTCAATTCTCCCGTTAGTTTTTAGACCGAATAGCGTGCCTTTATCATGCACTAAATTGAACTCTACATAACGGCCACGTCTAATTTCCTGCCAATTGCGCTGTGCGTCGGTATACTCAAGATCTTTACGTTTTTCTACAACAGGAACATAGGCTTCCAGAAAGCTGTTACCAACTTCTGTTACAAAATCATACCAGTTTTGCATGCTCATGTCTTCTGTTTTCTTGCAATAATCAAAGAATAACCCACCAACACCACGTGATTCATTGCGGTGTGAATTATAAAAGTATTCATCACAACGGGCTTTGTATTTTGGATAGAATTCAGGATGATGTTTATCACAGGCTGTTTTACAAGTCTGATGAAAATGTTTGGCATCGTCTTCAAACAAATAATAAGGTGTAAGATCTTGTCCGCCACCGAACCATTGATCAACGATATTTCCAGACTGATCATACATTTCAAAGTAGCGCCAATTAGCATGAACGGTTGGCACCATTGGGTTTTTAGGATGAAGTACTAGACTTAAGCCACAAGCAAAAAAATTAGCGTCTTTAACTCCAAAGTAGGTTTGCATAGACTCAGGTAATTTTCCATGTACGCCTGAAATATTAACACCACCTTTTTCAAATACATTTCCATTTTCAATGACTCTCGTTCTTCCTCCTCCACCCTCAGGACGTTCCCAAAGGTCTTCTTGAAATTTTGCTTTACCATCAATAGCTTCTAATTTAGCCGTAATGCTATCTTGTAATTCATGTATGTAATTGAAAAATTGATCTTTCAAAACTTAATTTTTATATAATTCGTATAACTCCATGTCTAATGGCTTTTCACCAGTTGGAGTAAATTCATTCTTTAGTGTTTTTTGCCATTTGAAGCTATTATTAATAGCTACGTTTATGCTTGGCAGATTGTCTTTATGTGCGATGATTTGTAGTCGTTCTAAACCTAAATAGTCAAAAGCATATGCTGACAATGTACAAATGGCTTTTGATGTTAATCCGCGACCTTCGAAGGGATACCCAATACAATAAGCAAACTCGCCTTGCTTTATATTCCAATCGAGTTCTTTTATAATAACAAGACCAGCAAGTTGTCGTGTTTCAGAATGTTTTAAAGTGAATATAAATAATTCCTTGTCCTTGAACGCTTTTTCACTTTTTTCTACATAAAGTTTTGATAATGTCGGATTTAAACTTTGCTCTAAAGTCTTCGGAAAATATCGCTTTAAGCGATCTGCATTGGCGACCATAAAATCACAAATTTTCCAGGCATCACCATTATGTATTGAATTGATTTCAAAATCATCAAACTTTATAATCATAACACAACGGTTTTATGACCTCCCAGTAAATTATCCTCCTTAAGAAGGTCTACAGTTTTTAAAGAAGCAGCAGTCACACTCATAGGTAAAACCAATATGATACCAAGAACTGGGATTAACAAAAACAGGATAAAAACTATTCCATTTCCTATAGCAACACCTCTATGCTTCCTCACAAACTGAACACTTTCTCTGAATTTAAAGTGACGTTCAAGGGTGTAATCCATATTACCAAAACCTGCGTAATAGGCCTGCACTAAAAATAAAAGAACAGTGGAGAATATATTTACTACAGGAATAAATTTCAAGAGTAAAATAGGAATGGTTATCAATAATTCTTTCCCAAGATTTCTAAAGTTGATTTTAATACCTCGCCATAACTGCTCTTGAAAGGATGTTTTTCTATGATGATGCTTTTCAATACCTGTTAAATGGACTTCAATCTTTTCAGAAACAGGACTCATAAATGGCGCAGATAATGCCATAATAATATGCTTATAGAGAATCAATCCAATCGCTAAAATGACAATACCTCCAATAAAGGTTGAAATAGAAGTAAAGGTCGCTTTTCCCCAATCCCAAACCCAAACTTGAGCAATAAACCTTCCAACATTGTCAGATAATCCATAAGCCAATATCGTAATGATGGTGGCTGTGACAACGCTGATTATGATAGGAATAAAAAAGAACTTCCAAAGTTTAAGTTTAGAGATTAAAGCAAGTGCTCCTGAATAAGCCTGTATGCCATCAAATATGTTCTTAATCATTGTTCAAGTTCTTAAATAATTTAGACCTTATATTCCTTTACAGCATCAATAAATGCTTTCGCATGATCAAGCGGAATATTAGGTAAAATACCATGACCTAAATTTACAATATATTTATCCTTACCAAATTCATCAATCATTTGGTGTACCATTTTTTTAATTTCTGAAGGTGGAGAAAACAATCGAGTGGGATCAAAATTACCTTGTAAAGTGATATTTCCACCTGTTAAATACCTCGCGTTTTTTGGTGAACAGGTCCAATCAACGCCTAGAGCAGATGCTCCAGATTTTGCCATCTCACCTAAAGCAAACCAACAACCTTTGCCAAATGCAATAACTGGTGCATCATCTTTTATCGCATCAATAATTTGCTGAATATATTGCCATGAGAATTCTTGATAATCTATTGGTGAGAGCATGCCTCCCCATGAATCAAAAATTTGTACGGCATTACAACCTGCTTTTATTTTCTCTTTTAAGTAGGCTATCGTGGTATCTGTAATTTTCTGAAGCAATTGATGAGCAGCTATAGGATTCGTAAAACAAAATTCTTTAGCTTTATCAAAGTTTTTACTACCTTGACCTTGAACGCAATAGCATAATATTGTCCAGGGAGATCCTGCAAAACCAATTAATGGAATCTCATCATTTAGTTTTTCTTTAGTCGCCGTAATGGCTTCATAGACATAATTCAAGGCTTCCTTAACATCGGGAACCATGACATTATCCACATCTTTTTGAGAGCGAATAGGTTTAGGAAGATAAGGACCAAAATTAGGTTTCATTTGCACCTCAATATTCATGGCCTGAGGAATTACTAATATATCACTAAACAAAATAGCAGCATCCATACCATAACGACGAATTGGTTGTACGGTAATTTCACTAGCTAATTCTGGTGTTTGGCAACGAGTAAAGAAATCATATTTGGCCTTGATTTCCATAAATTCTGGAAGATAACGTCCTGCTTGACGCATCATCCAAACTGGCGGTCGCTCAACGGTTTCTCCTTTTAATGCTCTTAAAAATAAATCGTTCTTTATCATTTTAAACGTAATGTTCGTTTACTAATTCTATGACACTTTCTACTGTTGGAATTTTTGCAACCCTTACATCTTCAAAATGCTTACTAGCTTCTCTAGCCGTAGTTTCACCTATGCAAAACGCAATCATGTCATTTTGCACATCATTTTCTTGTTTGAAACTTTGTACAGTTGACGGACTGTAAAACATAACCCCTTTAATGGTGTTTTCAATTTTAACTGAATCATATTTGGTATTGTAAGCAGTAACTTCATTGACCTCTATTTGATTCTCTTTAAGTATAGTTGGTAATTCGTCTAAACGAATGTCGCTACAAAAATAGGTTACCTCAGTACCTTCAATGTATTCAACTAAATATTCAGCTAGTTTTTTAGCGTTGTTTTCAGTATGTTTTACCTTGCCAATTTTGCGTTCTACCAAACGTTTAGTGCGTCGACCAACACAGTAGATGTTTTCAAATTGCAACTCTTGAGGAGCAAAATTCATTAGCAATGCCTCAACTGCATTTTTACTAGTGATAATTACATTCTTTGGAAGTGGTCTCAAGATTTGAGATGTCATTCTATTAAGGTTGATTTTAATAAAGTCAGAAGCTTCTGATACTACATCCTCATGAAACAATTGCTTTTGATCATCAGTTAATGTTTTGGTAGAAAAGACATTAACGTTTTGAGATGATTTTTTAAGATTGTCCATCAAGCGTTTTCCGCCACGCTCAATAATATAATCTGCACAAAATTGAGCCAAGTCATGATGTGAACCAAGAGCTACGGTACGTTGCACTTCTATTTTTTTACTTCCGTCAAGGCTTAATAAAACCCCTTGAAAATGCACTTCTTCCTCTTTAACAAAGGCTAAGGCACCAATAGGAGCAGAACAACCACCTTCTAAAAGATTTAAAAATTTGCGTTCTATAGAAGTAGCAATGTCGCTTTCCTCATGATTAATTTCTGCACATATCGCTTTAATCTCTTCATCACTTTCAAGTGCAGTAATCATAATAGCACCTTGAGCAGGTGCAGGAATCATCCATTCTAGATTAAAACTTTCTTCAGGTTTCATGTCTAACCGACCTAAACCGGCTGCGGCAAAAATGGCACCATTCCAATCACTATCTTCCAGCTTTTCTAAACGGGAATTCACATTTCCGCGCAAGCCAACCATAGTGTGAGTTGGATAACGGTTTAACCATTGTGCTCTTCGACGTAAGCTTCCTGTTGCAATCACGGCTTCACGCTGTGATAAGAATTCTTCATTATTTTTAAAGACCAAGCAATCTCTAACGTTGCCACGTTTTAAAACAGCGGCTTGTACGATGCCTTTTGGCAATAGCGTTGGCACGTCTTTAAGCGAATGTACAGCGATATCAATCTCTTCATTGAGCATGGCGATATCTAATGTTTTTGTAAATACACCTGTAATTCCTAATTCGTAAATAGGCTTATCTAGAACAATATCTCCTGTGGCTTTCACAGGAACAAGTTCTGTTTTATGGCCTAAATGCTCTAATTGTTGTTGTACGGTTTTGGCTTGCCATAGCGCGAGTTCGCTATCACGAGTGCCAATTCTAATTCGTTTAGACATTGTCTGTAGTGGCTTCTAGTTGAAACACTTTTTTTATAAGTTCAAGGCTATCGTCTGTAGACACATCATCTTCTTTTAAGTGATGCGCAAAATGGTTGGTAATTTTTTGAATGATATTTTTACTTATCACCTCGGCTTGAGCTTCGTTAAAGTCACTCATTTTTTTACGTTGAGTATCTAATTCAGCACTGGCAAAATCAGCTAGCTTATGTTTTAATGCCTTTATTGTTGGTGCAAATTTTCGAGTGGATAGCCAAGCGTTAAAGTCCAACTTAATCTCTTCAATAATGGTTTCGGCGAGTGGAATATGTTCTTTTCTCCGCTCTAATGTTTCATCAGTAATTTGAGCAAGGTCATCCAAATGCACTAAAGTGACATTGTCTAAATCTGTGACGTTATCGTTGACATTCTTGGGAATGGAAAGATCTAAAATCAATAAAGGTTTTGTGCTTTGAATACAGTGCTTATCAACCGTTGGATTTTGGGCACCTGTAGCTACGATTAAAATGTCGGATGCGTTAATTTCTTCTTGGAGATTTGCATAATCCTTGACAATCAAATTGAATTTTCCTGCTATAGCTTCAGCTTTGTCTTTAGTTCTATTGATTAAAGTAATATGCTCGTTCTTGGTGTGTTTTACAAGATTTTCACAGGTATTTCTACCAATTTTACCAGTTCCAAAGAGTAAGATATTTTTTTCTGAAATCGACTTGATTGTATTCATAATGTATTGCACAGAGGCAAATGAAACAGAGGTTGCTCCGGAAGAAATTTCAGTTTCAGTTTTAATGCGTTTTGAGGCTTGAATCACAGCGTTGACAAGGCGTTCTAAGAATGGATTTAACAAGGCGTAATTTTTAGACAAACGCGCACTCGTTTTTATCTGACTAATAATTTCAAAATCCCCAAGGATCTGACTGTCTAAACCTGAACCCACTTTAAACATATGTGAGATGGCCTCCTTATTCTTGTATACATATGCGACTTTTTGGAATTCTTCAACGGTACCTTTGGTGTTCTCACATAGCAACTGAATGAGTTGAAATGGATGCTCTGCAAATCCGTAAATTTCAGTTCTGTTACAAGTAGAAGTCACAACAAGGCTTTCAATGCCTTTTTGTTTGGCTTGCTCCAATACAGCAATTTTAGACATCTCGTCTAAACTAAAATGACCGCGTACTTCTGCATCTGCCTTCTTATAGCTTAACCCAATCGCATAAAATGTAGTGCCTCTCGACATTGTGTAGTGCTCCATACCTGATTTGGAAATTACCTTGACAAAAGTAAAAAGGATCGCTGACAAAAAACAACGCTAGAAGAACTTTAAGTATCGTTTTTAGTTTTTTAGGTCAATTTCTTAAGTTACTCTAATAATTGTCATATTTTTGCCCTTAAAACAACGCCTTAACAGACTTTAGTTTAGAATGAATCTAAATAGCAATAAAAATAATTCTGGCTTTTCAATCTCAAAAAATATCGCTAGAGGTTCCTTTGAGGAAACAAAATTAGATGCGGGATTTTTTGTGTTAACGCACCAAAATA is part of the Formosa sp. Hel1_31_208 genome and harbors:
- a CDS encoding 3'-5' exonuclease, with product MITKLNIENILFLDIETVPETEHYSELDNTKQELWEHKSQYQRRDEFTAEEFYERAGIWAEFGKIICISVGYFKTEGDIRTFRVTSFFGDEVTLLKDFKNLVITHFSGNKHLLCAHNGKEFDFPYIARRMIIHNIQLPYKLNLFGKKPWEVPHLDTLELWKFGDYKTYTSLKLLTNVLGIPSPKDDIDGSEVYRVFYKDKSIDRIITYCEKDTIAVAQIFLRLRGDQLLQDNEIIHV
- a CDS encoding serine hydrolase is translated as MKFIKKLLKFLIVFFGLLIIVLYLTDTDYLIKAVRTIYLKGHSTAYLEDYKEFDNQSIEASNVFQPWSNHRNYNSVTTTPKLEKANQDWGTIAYLIIKNDSIWFEQYYDGFNEDSKSNSFSMAKSYVSGLMGKAIMEGYIKSLDQPVCDFLPAFCEGKAAQMTVGDLSSMASGTNWDEAYYSPLSITTRAYFDDDLAKVMNGLKVVTEPGQAFKYASGDTQMLAMVIEKATGKKLYDYFEESFWKPLGSENSTLWQVDSEDHDLVKAYCCIASNAKDFARFGKLYKDHGKWNGQQLLDSAFVARSVKPRFPESPEYGYGFWLKEHMGKNFFMMRGHLGQYVFVEPNDNVIIVRLGHQKSPDIGTKTFTDDISLYIEEAYKMLGQNSQ
- a CDS encoding methylated-DNA--[protein]-cysteine S-methyltransferase, whose protein sequence is METCIINSPLGYTKIVGDANGIAQVTVLNSEEKITDIIPTLLEDCVIQLEEYFEGTRTHFDLILNPVGTNFQQSVWKQLQLIPYGKTISYLELSKQLGAIKAIRAVANANGKNPLWIIIPCHRVIGSDGSLTGYAGGLLRKQWLLEHESPYRQQSLF
- a CDS encoding CNNM domain-containing protein, translating into MALLVFYAIISIFFSFICSILEAVLLSITPTFLNVKKSEGKAYATDLELLKKDVDRPLIAILTLNTIAHTVGAILVGVQAKVAYVEHYGSTTRSVFGIKFTEDLMVGIVSTIMTILILVASEIIPKTIGATYWKQLANFTTKALNVLIFPLKWTGILWLLQLTTKLIGGKGHGSVLSREGFLVMADMAHEEGVFQENESKIIKNLLTFKEVFAKDIMTPRTVMKAEDENTTVDNFFQRNLNLRFSRIPIYSDNPDNIKGLVLKDEVFKEMALDNGSRKLSELKRHIIVVDRNIPIPKLFEKLVESRNHMALVVDEYGSVSGLVTMEDVIETLLGMEIMDESDNVSDLQSMARKSWETRAKKLGIFDDNPSKDTND
- the hemB gene encoding porphobilinogen synthase, which produces MYPLRRNRRLRTNEAIRSLVRETIISPNDFLVPLFVVEGKGVKEEITSMPNYYRFSLDLLENEVKELWKLGLKSVLLFVKVPDNLKDNKGTEALNPNGLMQRAIKTVKNVCPSMLVMTDVALDPYSIYGHDGIIQNGKIINDDTVDILADMSLSHAQAGANFVAPSDMMDGRILAIREALEDGGYTDTGIMSYSAKYASAFYGPFRDALDSAPADMQDIPKNKKTYQMDFANRFEALKETEMDIDEGADIVMIKPGLCYLDIVREIKNEVDVPVAVYQVSGEYAMLKAAAEKGWLDHDAVMIEQITAIKRAGADVIASYFAKDVVKLLS
- the hemF gene encoding oxygen-dependent coproporphyrinogen oxidase, producing MKDQFFNYIHELQDSITAKLEAIDGKAKFQEDLWERPEGGGGRTRVIENGNVFEKGGVNISGVHGKLPESMQTYFGVKDANFFACGLSLVLHPKNPMVPTVHANWRYFEMYDQSGNIVDQWFGGGQDLTPYYLFEDDAKHFHQTCKTACDKHHPEFYPKYKARCDEYFYNSHRNESRGVGGLFFDYCKKTEDMSMQNWYDFVTEVGNSFLEAYVPVVEKRKDLEYTDAQRNWQEIRRGRYVEFNLVHDKGTLFGLKTNGRIESILMSLPPHVQWVYNHHPEAGSNEEQLINVLKNPIDWV
- a CDS encoding GNAT family N-acetyltransferase, whose protein sequence is MIIKFDDFEINSIHNGDAWKICDFMVANADRLKRYFPKTLEQSLNPTLSKLYVEKSEKAFKDKELFIFTLKHSETRQLAGLVIIKELDWNIKQGEFAYCIGYPFEGRGLTSKAICTLSAYAFDYLGLERLQIIAHKDNLPSINVAINNSFKWQKTLKNEFTPTGEKPLDMELYELYKN
- a CDS encoding EI24 domain-containing protein, whose product is MIKNIFDGIQAYSGALALISKLKLWKFFFIPIIISVVTATIITILAYGLSDNVGRFIAQVWVWDWGKATFTSISTFIGGIVILAIGLILYKHIIMALSAPFMSPVSEKIEVHLTGIEKHHHRKTSFQEQLWRGIKINFRNLGKELLITIPILLLKFIPVVNIFSTVLLFLVQAYYAGFGNMDYTLERHFKFRESVQFVRKHRGVAIGNGIVFILFLLIPVLGIILVLPMSVTAASLKTVDLLKEDNLLGGHKTVVL
- the hemE gene encoding uroporphyrinogen decarboxylase, with translation MIKNDLFLRALKGETVERPPVWMMRQAGRYLPEFMEIKAKYDFFTRCQTPELASEITVQPIRRYGMDAAILFSDILVIPQAMNIEVQMKPNFGPYLPKPIRSQKDVDNVMVPDVKEALNYVYEAITATKEKLNDEIPLIGFAGSPWTILCYCVQGQGSKNFDKAKEFCFTNPIAAHQLLQKITDTTIAYLKEKIKAGCNAVQIFDSWGGMLSPIDYQEFSWQYIQQIIDAIKDDAPVIAFGKGCWFALGEMAKSGASALGVDWTCSPKNARYLTGGNITLQGNFDPTRLFSPPSEIKKMVHQMIDEFGKDKYIVNLGHGILPNIPLDHAKAFIDAVKEYKV